In Balneolales bacterium ANBcel1, one genomic interval encodes:
- a CDS encoding response regulator encodes MKSAIIIEDDFIIRLFMGKELQKSGYEVVASLDRGEDLAKNVEKYRPDLILVDVELNGDLDGIDAVSGIDIEHRPELVFVTGSALEHVRERTEPLRPLAILSKPFDLKKFNEAVTPESR; translated from the coding sequence ATGAAATCTGCAATTATCATTGAAGATGATTTCATTATCAGATTGTTCATGGGTAAGGAGCTCCAAAAATCGGGATACGAGGTTGTCGCCAGTCTTGACAGGGGAGAGGACCTGGCAAAAAACGTCGAAAAGTATCGCCCCGATCTGATTCTTGTTGATGTGGAACTGAACGGCGATCTGGATGGCATTGATGCAGTGAGCGGCATCGACATTGAGCACAGACCGGAACTGGTTTTCGTCACGGGGAGTGCTCTTGAACATGTCCGGGAAAGGACAGAGCCGTTACGGCCGCTGGCGATCCTGAGCAAACCCTTCGATTTGAAAAAATTCAACGAGGCTGTCACCCCGGAGAGCAGATAA